The proteins below come from a single Alnus glutinosa chromosome 9, dhAlnGlut1.1, whole genome shotgun sequence genomic window:
- the LOC133877145 gene encoding AP2/ERF and B3 domain-containing transcription factor At1g50680-like, whose protein sequence is MEEDASSMISSAKMNVTAETSDSNNTRYTLQANNKRTRHDNNAAATSIAKFKGVVPQVNGHWGAQIYANHQRIWLGTFKSEKEAAMAYDSAAIKLRSGDSHRNFSWTDQTAQEPNFQNNYSTEAVLNMIRDGSYPSKFSAFLRTQSQTNEIGISLKQTRVVHGDEQFSCSQLFQKELTPSDVGKLNRLVIPKKYAVRYFPCICESVDDNGGGGGSGSGVDDIELLFYDKLMKSWKFRYCYWRSSQSFVFTRGWNRFVKEKKLKANDIITFYTCERAEKAKEGETFCLIDVIYNGGESKNCLVEGINDVQVELELNLGKKFISYKVDDHQDENGFKEEKELSGLDRTHSVDEKGFRLFGVHIN, encoded by the coding sequence ATGGAAGAGGATGCTTCGAGCATGATCTCGAGTGCCAAAATGAACGTGACAGCAGAAACCTCAGATTCAAACAACACCCGTTACACGTTGCAGGCAAACAACAAGCGGACGAGACACGACAACAATGCCGCCGCCACCTCCATAGCAAAATTCAAAGGAGTTGTGCCTCAGGTAAACGGACATTGGGGTGCACAGATATATGCCAACCACCAGAGGATTTGGCTGGGGACGTTTAAGTCTGAAAAGGAAGCCGCCATGGCTTATGACAGCGCTGCAATAAAGCTTCGCAGTGGGGATTCACATAGAAATTTTTCATGGACCGATCAGACCGCTCAAGAGCCTAATTTCCAAAACAATTACAGCACAGAAGCAGTTCTAAACATGATAAGGGATGGTTCCTACCCATCAAAGTTTTCCGCCTTTCTTCGCACCCAATCTCAAACCAACGAAATTGGAATCAGTCTCAAGCAAACGAGGGTAGTGCATGGCGACGAACAGTTTTCATGCAGCCAACTTTTTCAGAAGGAGCTAACACCAAGCGACGTGGGTAAGCTTAATCGGCTTGTAATTCCAAAGAAATATGCCGTCAGGTACTTTCCTTGCATTTGTGAAAGTGTCGACGACAATGGCGGCGGTGGCGGCAGCGGCAGCGGGGTGGACGACATTGAATTACTGTTCTATGACAAGCTAATGAAGTCGTGGAAATTTCGTTACTGCTATTGGAGGAGTAGCCAAAGTTTTGTCTTCACAAGAGGTTGGAACAGATTCGTGAAGGAAAAAAAGTTGAAGGCAAATGATATCATCACATTTTATACATGTGAACGTGCTGAAAAGGCAAAAGAGGGTGAAACATTTTGTTTAATCGATGTAATTTATAATGGGGGAGAGAGCAAGAATTGTTTGGTTGAGGGGATCAACGATGTGCAGGTggaattagaattaaatttggGGAAAAAATTCATCAGCTACAAAGTAGATGATCATCAGGATGAGAATGGATTTAAGGAAGAGAAGGAATTGAGTGGACTGGATCGGACACACAGCGTGGATGAAAAAGGTTTTAGGCTCTTTGGTGTACATATCAACTGA